In Castanea sativa cultivar Marrone di Chiusa Pesio chromosome 6, ASM4071231v1, a single window of DNA contains:
- the LOC142639170 gene encoding disease resistance protein Roq1-like isoform X2 — translation MKSNDVRMVGIHGLGGVGKTTVAKAIYNRIANFFELSCFLEDVKENSETNDDIIKLQEMLLSKISQGTYVKVDSVPKGIIMIKERLCHTRLLLILDNVADSEVMVNLLGECNWFALGSRVIITTRDKQVLNNFGKDHPIYEVKELNQSESRELFNLHAFQKIEPEKDYSEITEQIIHYANGLPLALKIIGSDLCGKSICEWKSALEKYKNIPHEKIQEKLKISYDGLGRAEKDIFLDISCFFKGLKKDYVVNILDACNLYPDYGIRKLIDKCLITVGQSGNLWMHDLLQQMGREIVQQESKELGERSRIWCFEDAEEILTTNMGSSKIRGIMCCSPHPIKMQIEAKVFEKMVNLKFLIVRNVHICEELEYLPNGLTLLQWPEFPFSLPSKYYPRQLVELEMPRSLIRLETTFKLGIQLKYLKYINLKGCESITNLPELCTPSLETLNLSYCRNLVEVHESVGFLDKLQVWDLQGCGKLQTLPNNLMLKSLKEFVLWDCLRLEKFPNIHPEMKCYNLNLRGSGIRELPSSIKYLTGLRGLNIEDCENLRYLPDDIYKLQHLLGLYIPTAKLRQTYDCLDGFSRYGFLRLTSLSFRGNKNIIELDFLMKSEYFPVLISLNLSATNIVSIPESLSRFTSLAILDIQHCKQLREIPRLPQSVECVNASKSYSLSPQSLGTLLNQVGEILGILPNKACKGASSRILMDPQTSSSELLNDDKFDIILSVTEIPKWLNLNHESDRDVVSFWVGCKFPNIFCLFCFGPANYPRMSSCVVFLSINGCEKKLLTATPIDADELSDDLWIFSLSNYELQKQLNESNPSEQNYVEVICEIKDGLVVMDWVKNHPRRWGVRVECICCSQKSDVFHLPSPSARHNCCGSDMDQWAVNNGGDSGHLCGRRRRNHRPTYARRRQKHYLSHFGWLRIRFRLWKRGSRQARIPTATLMSRALREMEEIDPRAFNN, via the exons ATGAAGTCAAATGATGTTCGCATGGTAGGGATTCATGGTCTTGGAGGAGTAGGTAAGACTACAGTTGCAAAGGCTATTTATAACAgaattgctaatttttttgaattgagTTGCTTTCTAGAGGATGTTAAAGAAAATTCGGAAACAAATGATGACATAATCAAACTACAAGAGATGCTTCTTTCTAAGATCTCACAAGGCACATATGTAAAGGTAGACAGTGTACCCAAAGGAATTATTATGATAAAGGAAAGGCTTTGTCATACAAGACTTCTTTTAATTCTTGACAATGTGGCTGACTCAGAAGTGATGGTAAATTTGCTTGGAGAATGTAATTGGTTTGCTCTAGGAAGTCGAGTCATTATAACAACAAGAGACAAACAAGTGCTAAACAATTTTGGAAAAGATCATCCAATTTATGAGGTTAAGGAATTAAATCAATCTGAATCTCGTGAACTCTTCAACCTACATGCCTTCCAAAAAATTGAACCGGAGAAAGATTATTCAGAAATTACAGAGCAAATCATACATTATGCGAATGGCCTTCCATTAGCTCTTAAAATAATTGGTTCTGATCTGTGTGGAAAAAGTATATGTGAATGGAAAAGCGCATTGgaaaagtataaaaacatacctcatgaaaaaattcaagaaaaactcaaaataagcTATGATGGACTTGGAAGGGCTGAAAAGgatatttttcttgatatttcatGTTTCTTCAAGGGATTAAAGAAGGATTATGTAGTGAATATATTAGACGCTTGCAACTTATATCCTGATTATGGAATTAGAAAACTTATTGATAAGTGTCTCATAACTGTTGGTCAATCTGGCAATTTGTGGATGCATGACTTGCTTCAACAAATGGGGAGAGAAATTGTTCAACAAGAATCAAAAGAGCTTGGAGAACGTAGTAGGATATGGTGTTTTGAGGATGCTGAAGAAATACTAACTACAAATATG GGATCAAGTAAAATTCGGGGAATTATGTGTTGCTCACCTCACCCGATAAAGATGCAAATAGAAGCTAAAGTTTTTGAAAAGATGgtaaatctcaaatttctaaTAGTTCGTAACGTACACATTTGTGAAGAACTCGAATATCTCCCCAACGGGTTAACGTTGCTTCAATGGCCTGAATTTCCATTTTCCTTGCCATCCAAATATTATCCTCGACAACTTGTTGAACTTGAGATGCCAAGAAGTCTTATTAGATTGGAGACAACATTCAAATTG GGAATCcaactaaaatatttaaaatatatcaatCTCAAAGGGTGTGAGTCCATTACAAATTTACCTGAGTTGTGTACCCCAAGCCTAGAAACATTGAATCTTTCCTATTGTCGAAATTTAGTTGAGGTTCATGAGTCGGTTGGATTTCTTGATAAGCTTCAGGTATGGGATCTCCAAGGTTGTGGAAAACTTCAAACTCTTCCAAACAACCTCATGTTGAAATCTCTTAAGGAGTTTGTTCTTTGGGATTGCTTAAGGCTGGAGAAGTTTCCTAATATTCACCCAGAAATGAAatgttataatttaaatttacgTGGGAGTGGTATTCGAGAGTTGCCATCATCAATTAAGTATCTCACTGGGCTTCGTGGCTTAAACATAGAGGATTGCGAAAACCTTAGGTATCTTCCCGATGACATCTATAAATTACAACATCTTTTAGGACTATATATTCCCACTGCCAAATTGAGACAGACATATGATTGTTTGGATGGCTTTTCCAGATATGGGTTTTTGAGGTTGACGTCCTTGAGTTTCAGGggcaataaaaatataattgaattagATTTTTTGATGAAATCCGAGTATTTCCCCGTATTGATATCTCTAAATCTATCTGCAACTAATATTGTTAGCATCCCTGAAAGCCTTAGCAGATTTACTTCATTAGCGATCCTTGATATACAACATTGCAAGCAGCTTCGGGAAATTCCAAGGCTTCCACAATCGGTAGAATGTGTGAATGCAAGCAAAAGCTATTCGTTGAGTCCACAATCATTAGGCACATTATTGAATCAG GTTGGAGAAATTTTAGGGATTTTACCAAATAAAGCATGTAAAGGAGCAAGTAGCAGGATATTAATGGATCCACAAACATCATCAAGCGAATTATTGAATGATGATAAATTTGATATTATACTATCAGTAACTGAGATTCCAAAGTGGTTGAACTTAAACCATGAAAGTGATAGAGATGTTGTATCATTTTGGGTTGGTTGCaaatttccaaatattttttgtctattttgctTTGGACCGGCGAACTATCCACGGATGTCTTCCTGTGTTGTTTTCCTTTCCATCAATGGGTGTGAAAAAAAGCTCCTTACAGCAACTCCTATAGATGCAGATGAATTATCCGACGATCTGTGGATATTTTCTTTATCTAATTATGAATTACAGAAACAGTTGAATGAGTCAAACCCATCCGAACAAAATTATGTTGAGGTAATATGTGAAATTAAGGATGGTTTGGTTGTGATGGATTGGGTTAAAAACCATCCAAGAAGGTGGGGGGTACGTGTAGAGTGCATCTGTTGTTCCCAAAAATCTGATGTTTTTCACTTGCCGAGTCCAAGTGCTAGGCATAATTGTTGTGGCTCTGATATGGATCAATGGGCTGTCAACAATGGAGGAGATTCTGGACATCTATGTGGACGGCGAAGAAGAAACCATCGACCAACCTATGCCAGACGTCGCCAAAAACACTACCTGTCCCACTTCGGATGGCTTCGAATCCGATTCCGACTCTGGAAAAGGGGCTCTCGTCAAGCCCGAATTCCAACTGCAACGCTCATGTCCAG GGCTCTGAGGGAAATGGAAGAGATAGATCCAAGGGCTTTCAACAATTGA
- the LOC142639170 gene encoding TMV resistance protein N-like isoform X1 → MAPQINEGASSSFTPRFIHDVFLSFRGEDTRYNFTSHLYQALCDKGFNTFIDNDLRRGEEISTELLKAIELSMISIVVFSDNYASSGWCLDELVKILECRNNGQMVLPVFYKVDPSKIRKQKGNVGVAMTQHEENLKDNKEKVQMWRTALTEATNLSGFHYKEGCIESETQFIQRIIKEILVTKLNRTQLFVTKHPVGIDSRADDIELLLDMKSNDVRMVGIHGLGGVGKTTVAKAIYNRIANFFELSCFLEDVKENSETNDDIIKLQEMLLSKISQGTYVKVDSVPKGIIMIKERLCHTRLLLILDNVADSEVMVNLLGECNWFALGSRVIITTRDKQVLNNFGKDHPIYEVKELNQSESRELFNLHAFQKIEPEKDYSEITEQIIHYANGLPLALKIIGSDLCGKSICEWKSALEKYKNIPHEKIQEKLKISYDGLGRAEKDIFLDISCFFKGLKKDYVVNILDACNLYPDYGIRKLIDKCLITVGQSGNLWMHDLLQQMGREIVQQESKELGERSRIWCFEDAEEILTTNMGSSKIRGIMCCSPHPIKMQIEAKVFEKMVNLKFLIVRNVHICEELEYLPNGLTLLQWPEFPFSLPSKYYPRQLVELEMPRSLIRLETTFKLGIQLKYLKYINLKGCESITNLPELCTPSLETLNLSYCRNLVEVHESVGFLDKLQVWDLQGCGKLQTLPNNLMLKSLKEFVLWDCLRLEKFPNIHPEMKCYNLNLRGSGIRELPSSIKYLTGLRGLNIEDCENLRYLPDDIYKLQHLLGLYIPTAKLRQTYDCLDGFSRYGFLRLTSLSFRGNKNIIELDFLMKSEYFPVLISLNLSATNIVSIPESLSRFTSLAILDIQHCKQLREIPRLPQSVECVNASKSYSLSPQSLGTLLNQVGEILGILPNKACKGASSRILMDPQTSSSELLNDDKFDIILSVTEIPKWLNLNHESDRDVVSFWVGCKFPNIFCLFCFGPANYPRMSSCVVFLSINGCEKKLLTATPIDADELSDDLWIFSLSNYELQKQLNESNPSEQNYVEVICEIKDGLVVMDWVKNHPRRWGVRVECICCSQKSDVFHLPSPSARHNCCGSDMDQWAVNNGGDSGHLCGRRRRNHRPTYARRRQKHYLSHFGWLRIRFRLWKRGSRQARIPTATLMSRALREMEEIDPRAFNN, encoded by the exons ATGGCTCCCCAGATCAACGAAGGAGCCTCCTCTTCTTTCACTCCCCGATTTATCCATGATGTTTTCTTAAGTTTTAGAGGGGAAGATACCCGCTATAATTTTACAAGTCATTTATATCAAGCTTTATGTGATAAAGGTTTCAACACCTTCATAGATAATGACCTTCGGAGAGGAGAAGAAATTTCAACAGAACTTCTTAAAGCAATTGAATTGTCAATGATTTCAATTGTTGTGTTCTCTGATAATTATGCATCTTCCGGTTGGTGCTTAGATGAACTTGTAAAGATTCTCGAGTGTAGGAATAATGGACAGATGGTTCTACCTGTATTTTACAAAGTGGATCCGTCAAAAATACGTAAACAAAAGGGAAATGTTGGAGTAGCGATGACTCAACATGAAGAAAATTTGAAGGATAACAAGGAGAAAGTTCAGATGTGGAGGACAGCTTTGACTGAAGCAACTAACTTGTCTGGGTTCCATTACAAGGAGGG CTGTATTGAATCTGAAACTCAATTTATCCAGAGAATTATTAAAGAGATATTAGTTACTAAATTGAATCGCACTCAGTTATTTGTTACTAAACACCCAGTTGGAATAGATTCTCGTGCAGATGATATAGAATTGCTCTTAGATATGAAGTCAAATGATGTTCGCATGGTAGGGATTCATGGTCTTGGAGGAGTAGGTAAGACTACAGTTGCAAAGGCTATTTATAACAgaattgctaatttttttgaattgagTTGCTTTCTAGAGGATGTTAAAGAAAATTCGGAAACAAATGATGACATAATCAAACTACAAGAGATGCTTCTTTCTAAGATCTCACAAGGCACATATGTAAAGGTAGACAGTGTACCCAAAGGAATTATTATGATAAAGGAAAGGCTTTGTCATACAAGACTTCTTTTAATTCTTGACAATGTGGCTGACTCAGAAGTGATGGTAAATTTGCTTGGAGAATGTAATTGGTTTGCTCTAGGAAGTCGAGTCATTATAACAACAAGAGACAAACAAGTGCTAAACAATTTTGGAAAAGATCATCCAATTTATGAGGTTAAGGAATTAAATCAATCTGAATCTCGTGAACTCTTCAACCTACATGCCTTCCAAAAAATTGAACCGGAGAAAGATTATTCAGAAATTACAGAGCAAATCATACATTATGCGAATGGCCTTCCATTAGCTCTTAAAATAATTGGTTCTGATCTGTGTGGAAAAAGTATATGTGAATGGAAAAGCGCATTGgaaaagtataaaaacatacctcatgaaaaaattcaagaaaaactcaaaataagcTATGATGGACTTGGAAGGGCTGAAAAGgatatttttcttgatatttcatGTTTCTTCAAGGGATTAAAGAAGGATTATGTAGTGAATATATTAGACGCTTGCAACTTATATCCTGATTATGGAATTAGAAAACTTATTGATAAGTGTCTCATAACTGTTGGTCAATCTGGCAATTTGTGGATGCATGACTTGCTTCAACAAATGGGGAGAGAAATTGTTCAACAAGAATCAAAAGAGCTTGGAGAACGTAGTAGGATATGGTGTTTTGAGGATGCTGAAGAAATACTAACTACAAATATG GGATCAAGTAAAATTCGGGGAATTATGTGTTGCTCACCTCACCCGATAAAGATGCAAATAGAAGCTAAAGTTTTTGAAAAGATGgtaaatctcaaatttctaaTAGTTCGTAACGTACACATTTGTGAAGAACTCGAATATCTCCCCAACGGGTTAACGTTGCTTCAATGGCCTGAATTTCCATTTTCCTTGCCATCCAAATATTATCCTCGACAACTTGTTGAACTTGAGATGCCAAGAAGTCTTATTAGATTGGAGACAACATTCAAATTG GGAATCcaactaaaatatttaaaatatatcaatCTCAAAGGGTGTGAGTCCATTACAAATTTACCTGAGTTGTGTACCCCAAGCCTAGAAACATTGAATCTTTCCTATTGTCGAAATTTAGTTGAGGTTCATGAGTCGGTTGGATTTCTTGATAAGCTTCAGGTATGGGATCTCCAAGGTTGTGGAAAACTTCAAACTCTTCCAAACAACCTCATGTTGAAATCTCTTAAGGAGTTTGTTCTTTGGGATTGCTTAAGGCTGGAGAAGTTTCCTAATATTCACCCAGAAATGAAatgttataatttaaatttacgTGGGAGTGGTATTCGAGAGTTGCCATCATCAATTAAGTATCTCACTGGGCTTCGTGGCTTAAACATAGAGGATTGCGAAAACCTTAGGTATCTTCCCGATGACATCTATAAATTACAACATCTTTTAGGACTATATATTCCCACTGCCAAATTGAGACAGACATATGATTGTTTGGATGGCTTTTCCAGATATGGGTTTTTGAGGTTGACGTCCTTGAGTTTCAGGggcaataaaaatataattgaattagATTTTTTGATGAAATCCGAGTATTTCCCCGTATTGATATCTCTAAATCTATCTGCAACTAATATTGTTAGCATCCCTGAAAGCCTTAGCAGATTTACTTCATTAGCGATCCTTGATATACAACATTGCAAGCAGCTTCGGGAAATTCCAAGGCTTCCACAATCGGTAGAATGTGTGAATGCAAGCAAAAGCTATTCGTTGAGTCCACAATCATTAGGCACATTATTGAATCAG GTTGGAGAAATTTTAGGGATTTTACCAAATAAAGCATGTAAAGGAGCAAGTAGCAGGATATTAATGGATCCACAAACATCATCAAGCGAATTATTGAATGATGATAAATTTGATATTATACTATCAGTAACTGAGATTCCAAAGTGGTTGAACTTAAACCATGAAAGTGATAGAGATGTTGTATCATTTTGGGTTGGTTGCaaatttccaaatattttttgtctattttgctTTGGACCGGCGAACTATCCACGGATGTCTTCCTGTGTTGTTTTCCTTTCCATCAATGGGTGTGAAAAAAAGCTCCTTACAGCAACTCCTATAGATGCAGATGAATTATCCGACGATCTGTGGATATTTTCTTTATCTAATTATGAATTACAGAAACAGTTGAATGAGTCAAACCCATCCGAACAAAATTATGTTGAGGTAATATGTGAAATTAAGGATGGTTTGGTTGTGATGGATTGGGTTAAAAACCATCCAAGAAGGTGGGGGGTACGTGTAGAGTGCATCTGTTGTTCCCAAAAATCTGATGTTTTTCACTTGCCGAGTCCAAGTGCTAGGCATAATTGTTGTGGCTCTGATATGGATCAATGGGCTGTCAACAATGGAGGAGATTCTGGACATCTATGTGGACGGCGAAGAAGAAACCATCGACCAACCTATGCCAGACGTCGCCAAAAACACTACCTGTCCCACTTCGGATGGCTTCGAATCCGATTCCGACTCTGGAAAAGGGGCTCTCGTCAAGCCCGAATTCCAACTGCAACGCTCATGTCCAG GGCTCTGAGGGAAATGGAAGAGATAGATCCAAGGGCTTTCAACAATTGA